The following is a genomic window from Triplophysa rosa linkage group LG11, Trosa_1v2, whole genome shotgun sequence.
ATCGGTCTAatccctcctttctgtcagcacactctgatctgattggtcagatggtctattctgctgtgattggtctaccgtgtGCAGTGTTGCATATGGCACGTAGGTGGGCATTACACGCAGTGACTCAAATCTGACcaggaactgaaattagaatgagagtcgactcctttttttcccaagccaataacttttattcgttcactttcggctttacaacttggcagacagcttacaTTCAcatacagcaacattacacatggcatgaaatgtaattttatggaCATTGCAATAGTTACTGTTTAACATCCATACAGTGAAAGTCAATtggagccaatgttgtttggttaccaacgttcttcaaaatatcatcttttgtgttcttctgaaGAAAGacactcatacaggtttaaaatgacatgagggtaaataaatgatgaaagatttttcagtttttgggtgacctatccctttaagcagttATTAATTTAAAGCCtatataaagaaaaatgtaCTAAACTGTGAGAGACATGGGacaggttttttatttttataatggtGTTTTTTTCAGGGTGGCTGTAGTAGGGAATGTAGATGCTGGCAAGAGTACATTACTTGGCGTGCTGACTCATGGAGAGCTGGATAATGGTCGTGGCTTTGCCCGACAGAAGCTCTTCAGACACAAGCATGAAATGGAAAGCGGTCGTACCAGCAGCGTGGGCAATGACATCCTGGGTTTTGATCAGGAGGGTCAAGTCGTCAACAAACCCGACAGTCATGGCGGAAGCCTGGACTGGACCAAGATCTGCGAGAAGTCTTCTAAAGTCATCACCTTTATTGACCTCGCTGGCCACGAGAAGTACCTCAAAACGACTGTGTTTGGAATGACTGGTCATCTGCCTGACTTCTGCATGCTGATGGTAAGGAAAGGACACGTGgcattacacacacaaactgcaTGTGAAATTCAGCAAACACATGGCATACACAGATATTGGGTAATAGAATGCTGTTTAATTAGATGGAAATGTTTTGGTACTtaataaaatctatttaaaatcaacattttgtCTGTCTGCCATCTTGGATAAAAATGTGCTTATTTGTCAAGCATGCAAGCGATGCTGCCAGCTATTTTTGCCATAGTTTTATTTAGAGGCACAACAGTTTGAAGCTCGCATATGATGCTTCAAACGTTGCCAaggtaggcagctcactagggTTTTGGTACAGAGCATATGCGTCTCCAGTTGGGCTGGTTCTCAAATGTCAAATCTTCagatttattttctctttcacAGATTGGAAGCAATGCAGGAATTGTTGGTATGACCAAAGAGCACCTTGGCTTGGCGTTAGCCCTCAATGTTCCTGTCTTTGTAGTGGTCACAAAGATTGACATGTGTCCTGCTAATATTCTTCAAGGTAAACTGTACTCCATTTATGTATTTGCTATAAATGACAGATAGGTATAGGAATTGTCATGCTAATAGTGGTTGTGCATTTTTAGAGACCTTGAAGCTCCTGCAGAAGATCTTAAAGTCTCCGGGCTGCAGAAAGATCCCTGTGCTAGTCCAGAAtaaagatgatgtcattgtAACGGCGTCTAACTTCAGTTCTGAGAGGTAATGCTCCGCAGTTCACATTGTTAGTTGAAATGGGCATCGGTCAACTGCTGTTGGGTAATTTGCATGTGAAGTGACCTCAGTTTTGCAATGCTTTCAACCCAATGTCTTCATATCGatatttgtctgtttgttttgtagAATATGTCCGATCTTCCAGATCTCAAACGTCACAGGAGAGAACATGGACCTACTCAAGATGTTCCTGAATCTGCTCTCCTCCAGAAGCTCATTCAAAGACCACGAGCCTGCTGAGTTCCAGATAGATGATACCTATTCAGTACCAGTAAGCATGCTgtctctctatctatctatccatccatccccCTCTTTTAAAAGTCTGATATGTATTGACAGGGTGTAGGGACAGTAGTGTCTGGGACAACCCTTCGTGGGCTGATTAGGCTGAATGACACCTTGCTTCTGGGACCGGACCCCTTGGGCGCTTTCCTCCCCATTACTGTTAAATCCATTCACCGCAAGAGGATGCCTGTGAAAGAGGTTCGAGGTGGACAGACGGCTTCTTTTGCTCTAAAAAAGGTATGAAAATTAAAAGCTTGTGATTAAACCTGCAACCTATGTATTGTGAACCAGTTCTTTAACCAATCAAACATATGTGGCAATGTCTCGCTATTCATTGCATCTTGCTTGTTCTTCCATATTGCTCTCTCGTTTAGATTAAGCGTTCATCAATAAGGAAGGGCATGGTCATGGTGTCACCGAGGTTAAACCCACAGGCATATTGGGAGTTTGAAGCCGAGATACTAGTTTTACATCACCCGACGACTATCTCCCCTAGATATCAAGCCATGGGTGAGATACACACACAGACCCACTTGTTCTTCTCAGTTACTGTGGGATCCTGAAGCAATTTGTCTCATCTCTTTcgtttgtctctctctcctcccacaGTGCATTGCGGCAGCATCAGGCAGACAGCAACTATCCTGTCTATGACCAGCGATTGCTTACGCACAGGAGACAAAGCTACCGTACACTTCCGCTTCATCAAAACTCCAGAGTACCTGCACATAGACCAGAGGCTGGTCTTCAGAGAGGGGAGAACGAAGGCTGTGGGCACCATCACCAAGGTTAGTCAAATgggctttaaaggaacagttcacccaaaaatgaaaattctgtcttcatttacccAACCTGTattaattactttgttctgatgaacacaagggaagatatttgaaagaaagcttgtaaccaaaaagtttttggccaccattcactaccatagtaggaaaaagctttataaatgtctttgttctgttgatcacaaaagaagatattttgaagaatgtaggacagtaaACAGTTCTAGGGGCACTTTGACTACAATCACCTCGAGGgtcagttaatgatgacagaatttttatttttgggcgaactatccctttaagaatgttTACGGTCTTGGTTTTTTAGTTGCTACTGTCAACAAATAATCAGCCGTCAAACTCCAAACCTCCACAAATCAAGATGCAGTCCACAAAGAAAGCTCCAGCTAGGAGAGAGGATGGAGTTCCGCCAACCAATGAGGAGATGGCAACGGCGATATCACCAGCCACCCAGAATAGCGTACCACAACAGGTAATAACTCAAgcccaaggtttttatttgaattttaaagtaacaagttgagttgagtttctcTTCCGGCTGGGGATTTAAAGCCGTGCGTCAGTCTGATCTGATCTAACTGCTTTCTGTCACTTTCTTCTCACTCCacctgttttttcttttccccACCTACATCATgtcctttttgtttcttttctgaTGTTGTCCGGCCCCATCCACGTCTCGCACACACTGCTCTGTTTGGTTTACTCTTCTCTCACATTTTTAATGCTTCAGACAGAGATGGAGGAAGACCCTCAAAACAAAGATAACAAGGTAAAAAGGGAACAGGGAACAGTGACTCCCCCCATTACCCAGATTGATACCATCACCTGAATTGTTGTATATAAACTCTCACATTTACTTTCTGTAAAGACATGGCATAAGGATGGCATGACATGTCTTTCACCTCAATTATACTGTGGCATGAAAATGTGTGAGGCTTCGGACCACctgttttcaattttgggtcTTGTGAGACTATGTCAATTAACTTATTGTCATTGTGACACTTTCTTAgttttttatttccatttttggatACTGAAGTGCTTTCTCCAATCTACTCATGCAGAGACGACTATAAAGGAGAAATTAATATGTAAATGGCTTGCTTAAAGCTTAAAACACTGAGGCTTTACCAGCCTTTTTTTGTCTGGTCAATTTAAGATTGGGGAGCGTGTAGAAATGGTCCTATTGAGAAATTCAGAAATTACACATCAGGTCCTGTGTGATACAAATGACCTGCATGTTATTACAGAGTCaacacttatttttaataacatgtAATGGTGTAAAAgactaataattatatatatatatatatgtgtgtatatgtgtgtgtgtaaaatatcTTGTGTAAACTTTGGGAGTAAATTaccttttctgttttcttcTTTAAGCCAAAGTCTGGAGGCAGAAGACGAGGAGGTCAGAGACATAAAGGGAAACCTCAATGCAACACCACAGTAACCCTTGGTGCAGTCGGGGGCTGCTAAACCACTCCGGAGTTCCCCTCACAAGAAGCTGAACAGTCCAGTATGCTCTGTGTTTTACTCATGCCTTTTACCTGCCCGTATGGATCATACCACTTCTATGACAAGACCGAGGAGACCACAGAACCAACATGCACATTTGTTATGTGAATTTTAACTTATTACAAGACGTGGGCGTTTTTAGACTGTGTATATACCATAGATATTGAGACTATAAAACAGACATACTGCATGCTGGTTCTGTTTTATGTCAATTTAGGTGGGATAATATTTACATGCGATGTCATGAAGAAAACCCTTTTCTTACCGAGTATAACATTACGTGCTAAGTGACTGTCATTCTTATCAATTTTAAGATATTCCTGTTTAAATGGTTTTGTTAAGCTTGGGCTAAACTTTGCATTACGTAGctgattattttaaaataactcCTAACAGGATTTATGACAACCATGTGTCATTACTGAATGAGTTTTATTGTGGACCACGATGGTATGAACTGAGTGTTTAGGCCTATTACACACTGTGATTGCAAAGTTTGTTGGCAGCTAATTTAATACGacatgcaaaacaaaaactattCTCACTATATATTGCAAGTTATCACAAATATTTAAGTTTACCAAAATGCAGTCAGGTGGAGTAGTAATGCTACTTGGTAGATTACCCAGATTCTGGAAACATTAAAATTGTCAAGGtgtttaaatgaacagttcaaGATTACCCAGTGAAATTTACATGAAGTAGGAGATgaaatgtagatttttttttgtATGCCACAGATTTTagtctctctctatatatatatgattCAAGTAATATTTCCTGTTAGGGAAACTTTACTTAACGGAGTGCCAGtagttaaaaaaagttttgaatgtGAAGTTAAAATTGTTAATGTTATGCGTTATTTTCTCTAATGATTGATAGTTCTTTCAGAACAAATACTTGCTGTAAATTATTTCCATTGGTTCTTAGAGCCTGCAGAGCTTTAGTAATCACATATTGAGACACTCGGACCGTTATCTCTGTTTACATGTTGTGAATTTAATTTGCCACAACTATAACAATAAACTGATGTTGACTATttcaactgtgtgtgtgtcgtgtgacTGTTTGTTTGATCCACCTTCTAATAAAGTAGCTAATAAACTGGTTCCTCAACAGATAGACAGGTTCTTACAATGTCTATACAAATGGGT
Proteins encoded in this region:
- the gtpbp1 gene encoding GTP-binding protein 1 isoform X3, whose amino-acid sequence is MASLTTTEPGFNPGIMGLESVVPASMFAPARGCSDDDAAECFEDGDMLNGETADLGIDFSSKFALVSPNGEQYDLLLRQLRERMDEGCGETIYVVGVGSDGGDYGLNEGDMQASVATIKSMSEQIEADLILLRERAEAGGQVRDYLIRRRVGEADFLEVRVAVVGNVDAGKSTLLGVLTHGELDNGRGFARQKLFRHKHEMESGRTSSVGNDILGFDQEGQVVNKPDSHGGSLDWTKICEKSSKVITFIDLAGHEKYLKTTVFGMTGHLPDFCMLMIGSNAGIVGMTKEHLGLALALNVPVFVVVTKIDMCPANILQETLKLLQKILKSPGCRKIPVLVQNKDDVIVTASNFSSERICPIFQISNVTGENMDLLKMFLNLLSSRSSFKDHEPAEFQIDDTYSVPGVGTVVSGTTLRGLIRLNDTLLLGPDPLGAFLPITVKSIHRKRMPVKEVRGGQTASFALKKIKRSSIRKGMVMVSPRLNPQAYWEFEAEILVLHHPTTISPRYQAMVHCGSIRQTATILSMTSDCLRTGDKATVHFRFIKTPEYLHIDQRLVFREGRTKAVGTITKMQSTKKAPARREDGVPPTNEEMATAISPATQNSVPQQTEMEEDPQNKDNKPKSGGRRRGGQRHKGKPQCNTTVTLGAVGGC
- the gtpbp1 gene encoding GTP-binding protein 1 isoform X1 gives rise to the protein MASLTTTEPGFNPGIMGLESVVPASMFAPARGCSDDDAAECFEDGDMLNGETADLGIDFSSKFALVSPNGEQYDLLLRQLRERMDEGCGETIYVVGVGSDGGDYGLNEGDMQASVATIKSMSEQIEADLILLRERAEAGGQVRDYLIRRRVGEADFLEVRVAVVGNVDAGKSTLLGVLTHGELDNGRGFARQKLFRHKHEMESGRTSSVGNDILGFDQEGQVVNKPDSHGGSLDWTKICEKSSKVITFIDLAGHEKYLKTTVFGMTGHLPDFCMLMIGSNAGIVGMTKEHLGLALALNVPVFVVVTKIDMCPANILQETLKLLQKILKSPGCRKIPVLVQNKDDVIVTASNFSSERICPIFQISNVTGENMDLLKMFLNLLSSRSSFKDHEPAEFQIDDTYSVPGVGTVVSGTTLRGLIRLNDTLLLGPDPLGAFLPITVKSIHRKRMPVKEVRGGQTASFALKKIKRSSIRKGMVMVSPRLNPQAYWEFEAEILVLHHPTTISPRYQAMVHCGSIRQTATILSMTSDCLRTGDKATVHFRFIKTPEYLHIDQRLVFREGRTKAVGTITKLLLSTNNQPSNSKPPQIKMQSTKKAPARREDGVPPTNEEMATAISPATQNSVPQQTEMEEDPQNKDNKPKSGGRRRGGQRHKGKPQCNTTVTLGAVGGC
- the gtpbp1 gene encoding GTP-binding protein 1 isoform X2, coding for MASLTTTEPGFNPGIMGLESVVPASMFAPARGCSDDDAAECFEDGDMLNGETADLGIDFSSKFALVSPNGEQYDLLLRQLRERMDEGCGETIYVVGVGSDGGDYGLNEGDMQASVATIKSMSEQIEADLILLRERAEAGGQVRDYLIRRRVGEADFLEVRVAVVGNVDAGKSTLLGVLTHGELDNGRGFARQKLFRHKHEMESGRTSSVGNDILGFDQEGQVVNKPDSHGGSLDWTKICEKSSKVITFIDLAGHEKYLKTTVFGMTGHLPDFCMLMIGSNAGIVGMTKEHLGLALALNVPVFVVVTKIDMCPANILQETLKLLQKILKSPGCRKIPVLVQNKDDVIVTASNFSSERICPIFQISNVTGENMDLLKMFLNLLSSRSSFKDHEPAEFQIDDTYSVPGVGTVVSGTTLRGLIRLNDTLLLGPDPLGAFLPITVKSIHRKRMPVKEVRGGQTASFALKKIKRSSIRKGMVMVSPRLNPQAYWEFEAEILVLHHPTTISPRYQAMVHCGSIRQTATILSMTSDCLRTGDKATVHFRFIKTPEYLHIDQRLVFREGRTKAVGTITKLLLSTNNQPSNSKPPQIKMQSTKKAPARREDGVPPTNEEMATAISPATQNSVPQQPKSGGRRRGGQRHKGKPQCNTTVTLGAVGGC
- the gtpbp1 gene encoding GTP-binding protein 1 isoform X4 yields the protein MDEGCGETIYVVGVGSDGGDYGLNEGDMQASVATIKSMSEQIEADLILLRERAEAGGQVRDYLIRRRVGEADFLEVRVAVVGNVDAGKSTLLGVLTHGELDNGRGFARQKLFRHKHEMESGRTSSVGNDILGFDQEGQVVNKPDSHGGSLDWTKICEKSSKVITFIDLAGHEKYLKTTVFGMTGHLPDFCMLMIGSNAGIVGMTKEHLGLALALNVPVFVVVTKIDMCPANILQETLKLLQKILKSPGCRKIPVLVQNKDDVIVTASNFSSERICPIFQISNVTGENMDLLKMFLNLLSSRSSFKDHEPAEFQIDDTYSVPGVGTVVSGTTLRGLIRLNDTLLLGPDPLGAFLPITVKSIHRKRMPVKEVRGGQTASFALKKIKRSSIRKGMVMVSPRLNPQAYWEFEAEILVLHHPTTISPRYQAMVHCGSIRQTATILSMTSDCLRTGDKATVHFRFIKTPEYLHIDQRLVFREGRTKAVGTITKLLLSTNNQPSNSKPPQIKMQSTKKAPARREDGVPPTNEEMATAISPATQNSVPQQTEMEEDPQNKDNKPKSGGRRRGGQRHKGKPQCNTTVTLGAVGGC